A single genomic interval of Adhaeribacter pallidiroseus harbors:
- a CDS encoding DUF5906 domain-containing protein has translation MIAEQKPYYLQRTEELGITASENQLSVHIPGEEKPQMLQLLSGDGKEDNLLILYLDLQMKEGSFVALTHEIEVTGSFSDTPKKLIVPYRNTRLKKPIGSNKYRLPANAPAFPFLPPPLIQAYSSGLNIPLLILVEGSLKALKGSMHGAYAVGINGIWGLRGKGSSELHPIIKKIIEVCKVQHVLYLHDADFRRVNYSYLKDLGERPKNFADTVLAYQRSIQKYKSQTVNFFYGHPLENGPKGLDDVFITYPGRETEILGDLLQFQEAKRFFKIHKVPADFKTHADIKKYFYIDNPQNFYDHHSDLIGEDPYIFLGDFYQYNPEEDSVEMTLPKEVNDFVLVGNRYFKNIYELNSKGHPERVRSIRNTEIILDDFRRMNKDDKQAKALMLKIPKYDGYVNEPDFLNFKQETIIKERFRMLNLAYRLEHDPEPGDWPHIRRFLKHIFHNGGDCKYEVGLDMIQMYYTKPCQIQRILALVSTSNETGKTKFLELMRAIFGQNMSIIGSADFESQFNPYIVKSLVGVDESKIDDPRIIEMIKSMVTNPYANLNDKGVAAVQVVNRVKLIMTTNHVEDFASIHQAENKWFILDVGTVQNKDKELMEKMQAEIPAFLHFLLNRELKYYSNESRFAIPDYIVETKALQRIKENSKPEVLLRILDYLKERFADFDEDEIRIDAKRLHELIFGEKNFRYTAHDIGKTIKQNLNLDPISVSKHFRFPKQEIKGEEVLDENTGEIVPPEIVTTWEYKNGRYYVFPRSQFS, from the coding sequence ATGATAGCAGAACAAAAACCTTATTACCTCCAGCGAACCGAAGAATTAGGCATTACTGCTTCTGAAAATCAGCTTAGTGTTCACATACCTGGGGAAGAGAAACCACAAATGCTACAGTTGTTAAGCGGAGACGGCAAAGAAGATAATTTACTCATCTTATACCTGGATTTACAAATGAAAGAAGGTTCGTTTGTAGCCCTGACTCATGAGATTGAAGTAACTGGAAGCTTCTCTGATACACCGAAAAAGTTGATTGTTCCCTATCGGAATACCCGGTTAAAAAAGCCAATTGGAAGTAATAAGTACAGACTACCGGCAAATGCACCAGCATTTCCTTTTCTACCACCACCGCTTATTCAAGCTTATAGCTCCGGATTAAACATACCCTTACTTATTCTAGTGGAAGGATCCCTAAAAGCATTAAAAGGAAGTATGCACGGAGCTTATGCAGTAGGCATCAATGGCATTTGGGGACTCCGGGGAAAAGGATCCAGTGAGCTACACCCGATCATTAAGAAAATCATAGAAGTTTGTAAAGTTCAACATGTGTTGTACCTGCATGATGCGGACTTCCGAAGAGTTAATTATAGCTACCTTAAAGATTTAGGAGAACGACCGAAAAACTTTGCAGATACAGTGCTGGCCTACCAAAGGTCTATTCAAAAATATAAAAGCCAAACCGTTAATTTTTTTTACGGCCATCCCTTAGAAAATGGTCCCAAGGGATTGGATGATGTTTTTATTACTTACCCAGGTCGCGAAACGGAAATTTTAGGTGATTTACTACAGTTTCAGGAGGCCAAGCGTTTTTTTAAAATCCATAAGGTACCCGCCGATTTTAAGACTCACGCTGATATAAAGAAATATTTCTACATCGATAATCCGCAAAACTTCTACGATCACCACTCCGACCTTATCGGGGAGGATCCATATATTTTTTTAGGTGATTTCTACCAGTACAATCCAGAAGAAGATTCCGTGGAGATGACTTTACCGAAGGAAGTAAATGATTTTGTGCTAGTAGGTAATCGCTACTTCAAAAACATTTATGAACTAAATAGCAAAGGCCACCCAGAGCGGGTCAGGTCCATTAGGAACACGGAAATTATACTGGATGATTTCAGGCGAATGAATAAGGATGATAAACAAGCAAAAGCATTAATGTTGAAAATTCCTAAATACGATGGTTATGTGAATGAACCTGACTTTTTAAATTTTAAACAGGAAACCATCATCAAAGAAAGGTTTCGAATGCTTAATCTAGCTTACCGCCTGGAACATGATCCAGAACCAGGAGACTGGCCCCACATTAGACGATTTTTAAAACATATTTTCCATAATGGAGGTGATTGCAAATACGAAGTTGGATTGGATATGATCCAGATGTATTATACCAAGCCTTGTCAAATACAACGAATTCTAGCCCTAGTTTCTACCTCTAACGAAACAGGAAAAACTAAATTCCTAGAGCTAATGCGAGCCATCTTTGGTCAAAATATGAGCATTATTGGCTCTGCCGATTTTGAAAGTCAATTCAATCCTTACATTGTAAAATCACTAGTAGGCGTTGATGAAAGCAAGATTGATGATCCCCGGATTATTGAAATGATAAAATCGATGGTCACAAATCCCTATGCCAATCTAAATGACAAAGGAGTAGCAGCGGTTCAAGTAGTTAATCGAGTAAAACTGATTATGACTACCAACCACGTTGAAGATTTTGCAAGCATTCACCAGGCCGAGAACAAGTGGTTTATTCTGGATGTAGGTACGGTTCAAAATAAAGACAAAGAGTTAATGGAAAAAATGCAGGCGGAAATCCCTGCTTTTCTTCATTTTCTGTTAAATCGGGAACTGAAATATTATTCAAATGAAAGTCGATTTGCTATTCCCGATTATATTGTAGAGACAAAAGCATTACAACGCATTAAGGAAAACTCTAAGCCAGAAGTATTACTCCGAATTTTAGATTATTTAAAAGAGCGTTTTGCTGACTTTGACGAGGACGAAATTAGGATTGATGCCAAACGATTGCACGAATTAATTTTTGGAGAGAAGAACTTCCGGTACACCGCACATGATATAGGTAAAACTATTAAGCAGAACTTAAATTTGGATCCTATTTCTGTATCGAAGCATTTCCGATTTCCCAAACAAGAGATTAAGGGAGAAGAAGTTCTAGATGAAAATACTGGAGAGATAGTACCTCCAGAAATTGTTACAACTTGGGAATATAAAAATGGGCGTTATTATGTATTTCCACGTTCTCAATTTAGCTAA